CCGCCGACCACAAGCGCTTCCTGGAACGTTCCGTATGGGCGTCCGAACAGATCATGGGCAGCAACCGGTTTGCCATTCACAATACAGGGAAGATCGGGGAGGATTACCGTGCCCTGTTTTGCAGCGCCACGCTGAGTGGCGTGAAGGAAGTGATCATGTGGGAGGATAACCAGCAGACACTGGGCGCTTCCAACAATACGCATACCGTGTTGGGTTATCTCTGGGCGCTAAGCAACAGCCTGGCCGAAACATATCTTATGAAGGACGGTACGCCTTTCACCGCACAGCCCGGCTACGCCACCAAAACGTTGCTGGAGGTGCTGAAGGACCGTGATCCCCGTATGAATGAAACTTTCGCGTCGCCCGGGTTTTCACCGAACCTGGACGGGAAGCCGTACATCACCAAGCCTACTATCGGCGGGTACGACCAGGTGAAATTCTATCCCCGTTTGCCATCGCAGCGCCAGGGATGGGATGCCAACTATACCGCCCTGCCGATCTTCCGCTACGCCGAAGTGTTGCTGAACCTCGCTGAGGCGAAGGCAGAGCTGGGAACGATCACGCTGGCCGATCTTAACAATACCGTGAACCTGCTGCGCGACCGCGTGGAAATGCCCGCCATGACTTTGGCGCCTGCGGCGGATCCCGTACTGGCGGCCCAATATCCGGGTGTGGCCAGCGGCCTGCTGCTGGAGCTGCGCCGGGAAAGAAGGGTAGAGCTGGCTTGTGAGGGCTTCCGCTATGCCGATCTGATGCGCTGGAAAGCTGGCGCCCGCCTCCAGGACGTACAGGGCGGCATGTATGTGCCTGCGCTCGGTGCCATGGACGTAACGGGCGACGGTAACCCCGATATTGCCATCCTGGCCTCTCCGAACGACGAGTCCCCCATCGCAGGTCTGCCGGAAGATGTGAAGAAGAACCTCACGAAATTCCACCTCAAAGATGCCGCCGGGAAGGATAACAACTTCTTCCTCTCCGAGGGCACCAAAGGCCGCATCCTGTTCACTGTAGACCGCGACCAGCCGCGGACATTCACCGAGCCCAAATTTTACTATAAACCCGTTCCCCAGCAACAGACGGTGCTGAACCCTGCGCTGAAACAAATATTCGGTTGGTAAAGGAAAGGAACCGATAACCCTAAGCTACCGGCCTCCGTGCCGGTAGCTTCCCTTTCCGTTGACCGGTGTTACACCTGGCTTTTCTGCTGCTTTGCGTGGGCTGTTCCTTCATTTTCTCACCTCGGGTAAATTAAAACCCATG
Above is a genomic segment from Chitinophaga pollutisoli containing:
- a CDS encoding RagB/SusD family nutrient uptake outer membrane protein, which codes for MKKIKLYICFGLVTAAAVSCKKNFLDRFPKTEVTKEVFFNSPQDLETYTNGLYGQLGPSYDDIQSDNTSNYQASIYVDNLVRGTITPVTVGGWNDWDRLRRINFMLENSGKAQGDGAAIRHFVGIGKFFRALFYFNKLRDYSDVPWYGKTLSNDDPDLYKGRDTRALIADSILADLNYAAAHIKPDEGNRTRVSKWVALTLLSRFGLYEGTYRKYHPELNLSADHKRFLERSVWASEQIMGSNRFAIHNTGKIGEDYRALFCSATLSGVKEVIMWEDNQQTLGASNNTHTVLGYLWALSNSLAETYLMKDGTPFTAQPGYATKTLLEVLKDRDPRMNETFASPGFSPNLDGKPYITKPTIGGYDQVKFYPRLPSQRQGWDANYTALPIFRYAEVLLNLAEAKAELGTITLADLNNTVNLLRDRVEMPAMTLAPAADPVLAAQYPGVASGLLLELRRERRVELACEGFRYADLMRWKAGARLQDVQGGMYVPALGAMDVTGDGNPDIAILASPNDESPIAGLPEDVKKNLTKFHLKDAAGKDNNFFLSEGTKGRILFTVDRDQPRTFTEPKFYYKPVPQQQTVLNPALKQIFGW